The following nucleotide sequence is from Cucumis melo cultivar AY chromosome 1, USDA_Cmelo_AY_1.0, whole genome shotgun sequence.
GATTGTGAAAATTTTGGACGCTTTAGATTTCATTTAATGGTTTATTTAGGATTCGATCCGTGGCAATGCTGAACAGCGAATAGTAGTTCTCCACGTGTAACACCTTTTTAAATAATGTTCTTTTGATCTTTGGTTGGTATTGTTAATACATCACCAAATATGTTTTTATCCTAATAATAACTATATTTTAATGAGTTCTTAAATTACTTTATGGATGATGGATTTAATTAGAATTagtctaaaaaaatattttatacacttaaattttttatcaaaaataactttaaaatattaatttgattGATTGACCATAAATTTGTATCATAGGAGAAAAAAGCTCGAGTGCATGAAAAAAATTCGAGCAATGGTGTAGATAGTGTGGTGTTATGAACAACTTGACGGTATGAAGTAGTAGGGTATTCTAGGTGTATATTCAACCAATTGATTTGGTTGTTAATATAGTAGTAAAACACAATATACACTTAGGGCACATAATCGTGCTTTTTTAATTGTCAATACCATGGAGTTAATACTAATTGTGTGTTGCCATTCGTATTTAAATGCATCATGCACTCAATTTCTCAACATTTTCTTCATGGCTCGTTCGTTAATATTTAGATGGTTTTTAATCATattactttaaaattttagatcGTTAAAAATCACATAGATTTTTTTAGATTCACCATGTTTTCAATAGGTATTTTTGAGCTCACATTAAATTTTTACGTATCGTCATTTGTCCTCGCTTTCTAAGTTGTCCTCACTCTCTGAGCTCCATTAGGctttcttcatatttctttGAACATGGACTCTCCCCTCTCCTAATTGCTCTCTCTAAGACTCGTACGCTTAGGCTATAATAAGCTTTTCTAAGCCTATATTTTAGACTCCCTCAAGCATAGCTATGTTCCTCTCTTAGAGCCACCTCTTTTACTCTCTTAGGCTTAGCTCCTTATGAGCTCTCTCCTACATATCCTTCGATAGTCTCCTAGACTCCCATGGTCCCTTGAGCCCACTTTTTGAGCTCCACTAGACCCTTCTCGTGGATGATCGAAGCTTTCATAGACTTATTTGAATTCCAATAAGTTTTTATCGTGAGTCATTTGAATTATGTTAGACTCTCTATATGGATTAGGATTCTCTGAACTCTCATGAACGCATATCTTAAAGATCCTACCTAAACTCTCTCTACAAGTTTTTTAAGACTCCTAGGATTAAGCTCTTCTCCCAAGTCTTATGGCCGGATCCTCGAATCTCTCTTGGGCTCTTTCCAAATGTCTCTTTGAGCTCACTCTAAACTCCACTAGGTTATTCTCATGGATTCTCCAATCTCCCCAAAAGTTATCACTAGACTTCTCCAAGCTCCTATCATATTTTTATCATTGGCACTCTCAACCTTCTATAAACTCTTATATGCTcaaatttattttatgttttcaaatttaaacgaatATAACATTTGATAACTCCTAGGATTAAGCTTTTCATACATATGCTTGAAATCagattataattaattaatttttaaatgtaCCTGATTCTATATGTATATCCAATTATAAAGCCGATCATAATTACTTACTATGTATTAGGTTAACTATAAACAATTAGTGTATTATAATAAAAACAAGATATTTGTATCCAGAATCTGTATTTTTTTTTCGATCATAGAATTGTAACAATTTTTGTAAACAGAACTTAGGTCATCACAAGCCACATATTTGTTCAATTCAAGGAATCTAAAAACATAAAACTAAGACTCAAATTTTGAATCATGTTAGCTCAATTGTTCTTGTTAAATTAAAACATAACACGTATTATATAGCATCATCATTAATTACCTTGTCGATCATAGAGTAATAATTTTACAACCATATTATAAATTAGATAAGAAATAGGTATTGAACCACCGATTGTCTAAGGCAAGTCCCTTATAGGTACGAGCCGTAAGTATGAATCATATCCCAACACACACAGAAATCAATCAAACGAAAGAAATTATCATAAATATCATGTGGTGGACAATGAATTAATGCCCATTATGAAATAACACAAGTCTATACAAAAGAAACTAAATTATCTCTACTATATGGCGTTCGTCTCTCCACCCAAATACTCCCCTACAAAACTTTCATATTGGTAGACCCATTACTATTTTCCTTCCCTTTCTAAAACTGGAGAATTTGCTACAACAAAATCGGGTTTTGGAGTGTTTAAAGAATTAGCTTAAAATGTTGCATCTTCTTACCCAGATGCTCCAGCGGCCCTGCGTTTATCATCTTCTCCTTGCTCTTCCTTGGAGAATTCCTCGATTAGTTCACGCTGCCTTGGAGTAAGGGTCCTAAGGACAAAAAAACAGTGCTATTTATGTAAAAATATCATCTACCAATGAAGAAATCAAACAACAGACGTGCATGCTCTTCAAATGCATACGTCGCATTTTGTTCTATCAAAAAAAGATAACAGACAAAACATTCCTGCTTGTATGCCAAATTAGGACTATTTGCCAAAGATGCATAGATGGGTAAAACTCACGTTGGTATGCTGACATTGAAGTGCACATATTGGTCGCCGAATGAGTAAGAGTTGCGTGTTTTTATCCCTGCAAAACAACGTCGAGAGAATGGGTTAGTAGTTAGTAAAATACATTCTGTGGATCATGATAGCCATCATCGGCATTAGCCAAACATCTGAGGGAGGATCTGAGTATAATTCAAACTATAGGAATGGGGCTACATAATCAATAGTTAGAAATCAATAGGTTGAGTGATTGTAGTTAGAAACAAACTTTCGTATTCGATGACTTTTAATTATTTGGCAAACGAATTAggatttaattttgatttttgaataTACCACTTGTTGAAACCAAATATGCTCCCTTGGGTAACTCAAAAAGCTGTTAGATATTGAAAATAGCCATGGCCACGCATCAGAATGAAAGTGCTCCTCTTCGCAACTTAATCCTTGTCAAAATAGTCGATATGACATCTCTCTATTTCTCATCgtttaatttgaaaaaacaaaaaacaaaaacaagacaGAATGGCACAAATGGGTCTTTCCAATGCCATCGAGAAGCCTAAAGAAATGATATTGGCGAACAGAAATTGGTGATATTACCTTTCTTCTTCAGAACAACCTTTTGCCCAGGTTGAGTACCAGGACGGACCTAATAATTAAAAGTCAATATAGTCAGTCTGCCATTAAATCCACAAGAATGGTAATGCATGTGTTATCAATATTAACATATTGCCAAACCTTAAGGACAACATCTCCCGTTAGAGTAGGAACCTGGACAGTGCCTCCCAATATAGCCTGTGCGGAGACAATATATAAAGTACAagtgaatttaaaatttgataCAAGCAAGAGAGTAGAAGACTTGAACCATATATAATTAACAACCATGTCAAAATATTATGAAATGGGAACAAGTTAAATCTTCAAACGTATCCCCTGATAGGTTACTCAGAAATAACATCCTTCAACTTTTGGTCCATAATATAaaggtttttttctttctaaaatttaaagaaacgaGCTTTCATCTGGAGAAATTAAATATAGTTCCTAATTCTGTTGGCCATTTCTCTTTTAAAAGGTGATTGCCATCCTAAAACACTAAATGTTTTTGGCATGCAAAATCTAAAACCGGTCTCTGCAGAAAATTTCAAAGGCAACAGTTTATTGATTCGACAATCTTGTTTTAGACAATTACAATGTAGTTTAGGGTCATAGATGGAAGAAAATTCAAGCCAATCAGTACTGCAGCTACCAAATACCTAGATTGTTGATAAAAAGGAAGGATAtaacaaaagaaagaataattccATAAATTTAGTCACTGCTTGATCTTCAGAAACTAATTACACAGAGATTACCTGAGTGATGCTTAAAACAGCATCCACGTGAATGTCAGAACCTTCTCTTTTGAAAACTGGGTCTTCACGAACCTTTTTTTCCAATAAACAGAAGAGACATCACATCAGCCAATGGAGAAAGGAAGCCAACAATATAAACTTGAAAGAAGGAACATCAAAGTCACCTTAACAGTAACATATAGATCACCAGGTTGGTTTCCCTCAGGATCTGCACCTCCACTCCTAAAGACCTTCAtagtttcattatcatctatCCCTGTATGAGCCATTACAAACACCAAGCCAACATTATCCACAAGTGTGAAGGGAAAACAGTTTTCCTTTTCTAGGTAACATCTAAAAGATTAAATGTTGTACGGAAACCAGAAAGACTTGCCTGGTATTATGTCCAACTTAACGGATTTCATTTTTCTCACAACTCGTTCCCCATTACAAGACTTGCAGAAGTTCTGAAATTTTTAGAGAAACATAAATATCCAAGATGGATAGATTAACTTTCTTTATATATGTGGGCATGTGTGTGTGAAAAAAGAAGGATAAACAAAAGGTTGGGACATACCGACATAATTTTCCCACTTCCACCACATTGCGTACATGTAGTTTGCATTCTAAATGGACCAGTTTGCATGTATGTCTAGTGTTTGAGCATGAAAAACAAAATGACTTAGATCTCACAAAACCACATTCATAGGAAAACGACTTGTGGAAGTAGTATAACAGATAAAACTAACCATGCCTGAGCCCTTACACCGTCTACATGTCTCAGGTCTTGTTCCGGGTGGAACACCACTTCCACCTGCAAACCAAGTCATACATTTTATCAAAGACTCAAGAGGCAGGAAACTAGAAGACAACAATTCATTAATTGAATAGATTTGGCCTACCACAAGTGTCGCATGGCACAGCTGCATTAAATGATACAGTTTTTGAGCATCCCTGGACAGCTTCCATAAAGGAGATCTCCAAAACAACCTACCAAAACAAAAACCAACAATAATATGCTGCTTAAGAATGAAGCCCAATGCACATAAACAGGTAGGATTACCACCTTGATATCTTCTCCACCAAAGTTCTGCCGGAACATACTAGAGAACTGGTCACCACATGCAAGAAACACGTGAGAAAAAGGACCATTGTAAGTTCTCAAACGGAAAAAAGCATGGAAAAAAAAAGTGTCATAGAAGATTGGCTTACATCAAATCCCCTAAACATTCCACTAAACGGGTCAAAACCGCCATCACCACCAGGGAAGCCACCATGGTCTTGTTGTGTAAATGCTTCATGCCCCACCTATGACATTGCAATGGACATAAAATAGGTGCAGAGAGAAGTTGTCACTTTAGATGACTTCATACTGAATATGCTGAATTTGGTGAGAATTAAAAATATACATCAACTTCAATATTGCTCCAAAGTCTTAATAAACAGGTAGAAATTTCAGATATGTGAAGGAAGACCTAGTGGTATGCTTTCTGTATCAGAAAGTAAATAGGAAAAATTATTTGTGAGCAAGAACAAATGAAGACTTCCATCTCAACAAAGATTAATGAGGAGATGCATCTTTCACTGCTGCATCTTTCACTGCACACTAAACTAATAACTTTTAAAGCCCACCAACTAAACGTCCATGtggattttttttccttcttttgatTGAAACAATAACAACTTTAATCTGTGTGGCGTTTTAAATGATACCTCATCATATTGTCTGCGCTTATCCTCATCTTTTAAAACCTGAGATCAAGGTCATAGAGATTTAAAAAACTCGAATTGTATTCACTGCAAAAACTAGAGAGATAAAAATGTACGGAGATTACCTCATAAGCCTTACTGACTTCTTGAAACTTCTTTTCTGCATCAGGGTCTTCCTTGTTTGTATCTGGATGAAGCTTCTTTGCCAGCTGCCAAAAAAGAATGTTCAATTCTCCACTATAAATAAACTGCTCGGTCTTAACAGCAAGGTCACTTTTGAAATAATCCATTCCTCTAATTTGTGACTAAAATTCCGCTTACAGAGTGTCGTATAATCAAGCAAAATACTAAGCTTCAAATTTCCTCTAGAAAGACACTAATTACAGAAACTCACCCCGTAGTATGCTTTCTTTATTTCTGATGCAGTTGCATTCTTGTTCACTCCAAGGGTATCGTAATAATTTTTAGCAGACATGTGTGCTGGTTCAAAAAATACAAAAACGATACAAACTTAAAAGTATTCATGACACCTTTGTAGAgtaaaataatagtaatatcTGCATACACAACTCAGAACTTGATCATGAACACCCCTCTGCTATGGATGCAACGGAGAAAATCAGTTGAAGGGAATAGGATAggaagtaaataaatatatccTGAAGGGTGCACAATCTCATACCAGTGCCATGAATGAATTTTGCTTCTCCATAGTTAGCACCAAGAACTCCTAACTGAAACCAGTTCTTTTTATTAACTGCACCGAAAAACACAGATAAAATAAACTCAACCGACCAAGATTTAATTCCAAATCCACAGAGAACTCACACATACACCTATCTTACTAACAAATATTCAACTAAAACCCACATATTGCAATATCTTTCTCAATTAACACGAACCAACAGGACCGAACAAAGACCAGAGATTAAACAGTGGGtaaaagaaataacaaatacaGACCATTCTTCGAAGCGCAATTTCCAAAACAAGCAGATTTATTACAAACCCCATAATGGAATTGCCTATGACTCCCTCGAAAAACAGCATCGTTtacctacaaaaaaaaaaaaaaaaaatccccaaataaagaagagaaatttaTTATAACAACGGCATGGATACAAgaagaaataacataaaattgGCATACAGAGGTCGATGATTCGCGAGGGAGGTGGTGTGTGAAGGAACGACGAGCCAGCAAACGGATGAGCTTGAGGCCATCGGAGCGAACCATTTGGGGCTAAGAAACACAGGGAGGTTGGCGTATTCTGAAACTCAGGGGGTTTGATGGGAGAGTGAAGTGATATGGGGAGTTGGAAGATGGCGAATTGATGAACGATAAACCCTGTAAAAACCCTAATTGAGTAAAGAGAAAAGAGCGGAAGGTTCTAGCAGGCGAGAATGGGAAGGAAGAGGGAAATCGATTTTTTTGGTTATTCTTTTCTATACCTTAGAAAATATAAAAGCTTCAATGGTAGAGAAGTCCCCATGTTTCTCGGAAGcactattaaaattaaaaaagacattaccattatttttctttttcttttcttttcttttttttttaactattttaggtttttcttttttttttcttaatatattttttaaaatgataaatttattGTATGTTTATACAAACATCACAAAATTGACAACCCtatatctataaatattttaattacttTTGTTGTATTTGAAAACCACTATTTTTATATCTTTAAATAAAACGAAGTTCATATTTTTTAGTCATTGACATGGATGTGCGTATATTATTTGATTCTTTTGAATAACAAGTTGGTAAACTTTTGTATTCGTAAATATAATTGTCCAAAAATTGTTGACAGTTTAGTTCAATTTAAACATTCGTTAAAAGATTGAATGGGGCTAAAAAAGATTATTTGGAAGAAGTGGAGTTTTACGTGCTTGCCTAATGCACCTGGGGGGCTTAATTTTCGTGACTTTGATGGATCAGCAATGCTCTTCTTGCGAAACAAGTGTGTGGATGGCACTTTCTTCACCTAATCTTTTGCTCTCTAGAGTGTTTAAAGGTAAATATTTTCCAGAGAAATATGTTGTGGAGACTTTCAATTATGTTGATAGTTTGTTTTTCTAGATGAGTTTTTTATGGGACGTGAACTTCTTTGGCTTGGATTGCGTCGACACAATGGGAATGGACTGGTTACTTATGTGTATAAGGACCCTTAGATTCCTCAAACCCATCTATTCAAGTTGATTTGGCCTTTGTTTGAAACCATGGTTGTATAACCTTCCCCTGTGGCTATGGGTCACTTTATTACCAAACAACGTTAAAGGAATATGTATTGACTTTGGTTAATTCTCGTGGAGGAGGCACTCCATCATGTGGTTGGGTTACCTGTTGGAAATTTGTTGACAAATGATGCTTGAATGCGGCATTTTGAATGGCTATCGATTGTATGTGGAACAACCATATTCTTTTGGATGCTCTGGTCTTTCGCAAATGAGGAGATGATGGAAGCAGTTATGGAGTTTGAATATCCTAGTTAAAGTAAAAAAGGATGGTGTGTATTTCATCAGATACTTCCAATGACAGACTTATAGCGACGAATGGTTGTTTCTCCGCTTTGTTGTTTTTTCAGTAAACAATAAGAAACAATTATTTATGTCAACCTTTTGGTGTTGTAGAGTACAAGAGGTTTGGTATCTTTTGCTTCTTATGGTGTTGCAATATGGGAGGAAGACTTTATATTTCTCGGATTCACGCTTCGTGCTTATATAGTAACTTTCCACATCGGGTTTGACACTCTAGTGTATCGGTTGTTAGGACCTTTAGAATGATTAGAATAATTTTCAGTCACGTGGAACTACGGTTGAAGCGAAGGACAAATGTAAATATGGTTGTTCAGTTATTTGCAGAAATATACTATGTCGAACCGACTGGCCCATAGGGTTGACGTTCTCAATGTGCGACAGTTGTGTGGGAGTCCACCTAGTTGTTCATATGATTTATGTTGATGCTTTCCACTCATCTTCCAAGAGTGTCGCTAAAATTGGTACAGTGGTGATTGACAACCATGATGTTATTATGGGAAATTTCATTTTCCTCTCTCTTTGTACCATTAATTGTCGAATCGATGGCAATTAAAGAGGGTCTTCGATTTCCCCACGACTGTTGTTTGCTTAACTAGTGGACATATGGTTTATATTGCACAAGTTGGTGCTTTGATATATGATAGCTTGTTGTGTTCCCTTGATGTGTTCCCAGTTTACACAATCGTGCAGCTCATCTACTTGCAAAATGCAAAATCCGATCATGATCTTTTTCTTGGTTTGATTATTTTTAtggaatttgtttatgtttcttGCAGCCCATGGGAAGTTCACGAACTTTGAATGTATTTGTTGTGTATAAAAAAAGGACAAATTTACGGTAAATATTAAATGATTTTCTATCTCCAATggaaaaatattacaaatatttttaaatataataaaataaactaaaatatttaagaCATATAACCCttctaacaattttattatattttgtaaatattttatcaaaattatcaaattttaataatttctcaaaatcaaTATTTTAGCATGTAAACTATTTTTATAATAGTTCTTCGTTTAATATATTATGatcataaaattttataaacattGTATAATCCGCgcataaaaaaaatttgagagAGTGGAGCAAAACTGATTTATTTCTATTATTAACAAATTTCATTGAAAGCACAATTAAAAATAAGGCAAACATGAAAAAATATCTTCTGAATgaggaaaaaaatttaaacctCTGTAGTCTAAGGAGAGAGGTCAACAATGAAAGAAATTAAACCTACAATGGTAATGTCAATTTAGCTCCAACTAAGTTCACTATCGTATCTTTTTCTGattcaaaaaaattcaaaagtttaaaGAGCTTCAACTTTCACATGCGATACTTAACAAGTTTTCAAAATAATGTTTTCCCATCTAGTCAAAAAGTATCATAATAAATTCGAAAACCTGAAACTTTGATGGAATTTTAGAACCTGAAAACAGAATTTCATAAGGAAAAGAGAAATTATGAGACATGGAATCTCTATTTAGAATCAAAATTTGGGACTAGGCAATTACTACAAGTCATACCAAGTTCAGATGAACATAAAAACAAAGTGATAATTTTTGTAAGAAGAAAcgataataaaaattaaaaaaaaaaaaagaaaaaagaaccaAATCCCTTATCTAAAAGACAAGCTCATGAGGTTTCATTCCAGCCTTGAGAGAAAATCTTGCTCCCAAGTATGCCTTCAACTCCGGAACCGCCTCAATAGACTTTATCAATGGTGTATCCACGGCTTTCTGGTCATCCTTCTTCTCAGCTGGGAGAGCACTTTTCTCCTATAATAATAAGTTGGAGTCAAAAAATTAGGACAGCAAAAAGGTAAACAACGAAAAGAATGAAAGACAGAGGTGTAAATCCAGCTATTCCTACCTCTTTCTCTGCCTCGAAAAATTCCCCttcactcttcttcttcttcttctgggCTTCCTTGGAGAAGTACTTGTCGTCAAACTTTTCGGAGTTCACTCCAGAGATGTCAACTTTGGTGGAGGTTGCAATCACATACGATTGATTCACCCGTCTCAGAGGAACACCATTAATCTTAAAAGGCCCTATAGGCATAAATATTTAACCTTCAGTATAAAAAAGATTCAACTTTGCAATAAATAGATGAGGAACAGCATTCATGTATTTCAGTTTGAAAGTGTGCAACGGAATAAATTGTTCAGCAGATGCACTCCGTACTATATCTTCGGCATATGCATATTTAGTTAAAATCACATTTGTAGTGTTCAAAATCACTCAATCTAGTGTCCAGTTGTACACTTGTGGATACATTTTATCATACTATTAAAACTGATTATGAATGATTACAACAATACTTTTTACAGATACTGAAAATGACAGTAGTGATTTTAACTAAGCATGCAATAAAGTGAAGGAAAAATTTAGCATTTTAATATACAGCAAACCGAACTAGATCACACTAAAACTTCCAAAATGCAAACATTACATAGAAGAACTGATTCGAGTTGGTAGCAAAACCAGGTAAAATTACGTATGAGTGAAAAGAAACAGACGAGACCCAACAGATAACAGCAGATTAAAACATAACCTTCCAATCAAAACCGGATAAATACAATATAACAGCAAGAAACAATCACCATTATTTCACAAGGAACCAACTCACCAGTAACCAGGAGCAACCCAGATGGCAGCTGTTTCAAAAACACAACTCTCTTCCCCTTGAACCTCCCAGCAAGAATAATCAACACAGTACCAGGAGTAATGCTAGCTCTAAAATCCGAACAAAGGTTTGAGTTACAAAAACGTCGTAGGACCGGATTCCACAAATTTCGAAAATAATCAAAGACCTCAATgcagaaaggaaaaaaaaaaaaaaaaaaaagcggaGCAATCATACCTGAGCTTCGTGAGCTTGGCCTTGCGCTTGTTAACAAGGGGCTTCTTCACATCATCGGCAGGGTAAAACTTCGGCGGCTTCTCAGCTGGGACAGCAGCTTTGGGCTTGGCATCGTGACGAGGGAACACGCCGCCGTTTTTGGCCTTGATGGCCCAAAGACCACGCTTGTGATACATCTTAGACCTCGAGTACTTGCCGACTCCTCGGATGAGATCCGGGTTTCTGGTAACTCGCGGTGTTTTGGGCGCCATTGACGTTTCCCTGGTGTGTGCTCTTCTTGGCAACGAGAGAAAGACGAGGGACGACAGAAACCCTAATTCACAAGTAAGGGCATTTATATATTAGGGTTTTTTTGGAACAAAATGATCCCTAAGTTTGGGCTTTGGGTCCGACCCAAAAgcattatataatatttatatatttattacatTCTTTAACAATTACttgttaaaaaatatataataaaattaatgtGAAATGTCTATATGAATATTTTCTTTTCgcttctttttttctaaaaaaaacatgaaattttaccATCCTTGTAAGTGATTTAAGGTTGTTTGACACACGTATAAGAATGGAAAAGACGGAGATAGAGGAAGTGAGAGGAAAATCACCGACATTTTAAGGTTAATTTGTATATTTCACCTATTCATTTATCTTAAAACTCTTTATTTTCAAAGACTATTTCAACACTTTTTGAATCTcaatattttttacaatttctcaaattaaactAGATTAGTTGCAATTGACTGCAATAgtaaatataattgaattgtaaatataattaaattttatttac
It contains:
- the LOC103499900 gene encoding 60S ribosomal protein L6-1 translates to MAPKTPRVTRNPDLIRGVGKYSRSKMYHKRGLWAIKAKNGGVFPRHDAKPKAAVPAEKPPKFYPADDVKKPLVNKRKAKLTKLRASITPGTVLIILAGRFKGKRVVFLKQLPSGLLLVTGPFKINGVPLRRVNQSYVIATSTKVDISGVNSEKFDDKYFSKEAQKKKKKSEGEFFEAEKEEKSALPAEKKDDQKAVDTPLIKSIEAVPELKAYLGARFSLKAGMKPHELVF
- the LOC103499901 gene encoding chaperone protein dnaJ GFA2, mitochondrial; translated protein: MVRSDGLKLIRLLARRSFTHHLPRESSTSVNDAVFRGSHRQFHYGVCNKSACFGNCASKNVNKKNWFQLGVLGANYGEAKFIHGTAHMSAKNYYDTLGVNKNATASEIKKAYYGLAKKLHPDTNKEDPDAEKKFQEVSKAYEVLKDEDKRRQYDEVGHEAFTQQDHGGFPGGDGGFDPFSGMFRGFDFSSMFRQNFGGEDIKVVLEISFMEAVQGCSKTVSFNAAVPCDTCGGSGVPPGTRPETCRRCKGSGMTYMQTGPFRMQTTCTQCGGSGKIMSNFCKSCNGERVVRKMKSVKLDIIPGIDDNETMKVFRSGGADPEGNQPGDLYVTVKVREDPVFKREGSDIHVDAVLSITQAILGGTVQVPTLTGDVVLKVRPGTQPGQKVVLKKKGIKTRNSYSFGDQYVHFNVSIPTTLTPRQRELIEEFSKEEQGEDDKRRAAGASG